In Pleurodeles waltl isolate 20211129_DDA chromosome 5, aPleWal1.hap1.20221129, whole genome shotgun sequence, one genomic interval encodes:
- the RRM2 gene encoding ribonucleoside-diphosphate reductase subunit M2, with protein sequence MFSTRNPLSAKNENLGLSPLKSLALTDKENTPPTLSSTRVLATKTARNIFNEAEKETVKSKVSRLSEVQEEPLLKDNPQRFVIFPIKYHDIWQMYKKAEASFWTAEEVDLSKDMQHWESLKSDERYFISHVLAFFAASDGIVNENLVERFSQEVQVTEARCFYGFQIAMENIHSEMYSLLIDTYIKDSKEREFLFNAIETLPCVKKKADWAMRWIGDRQATFGERVVAFAAVEGIFFSGSFASIFWLKKRGLMPGLTFSNELISRDEGLHCDFACLMFKHLVNKPSEKRVVALITDAVRIEQEFLTEALPVNLIGMNCTLMKQYIEFVADRLLLELGFSKVFRAENPFDFMENISLEGKTNFFEKRVGEYQKMGVMSKPTDNSFTLDADF encoded by the exons ATGTTTTCCACCCGCAACCCGTTGTCTGCTAAAAACGAGAATCTGGGTCTTTCTCCTCTCAAGAGCTTGGCTTTGACTGACAAGGAAAACACG CCGCCCACTCTCAGTAGCACCCGGGTACTAGCCACGAAGACAGCACGCAACATCTTCAATGAAGCCGAGAAGGAAACG GTGAAGAGTAAAGTGAGCCGACTGTCGGAAGTACAGGAGGAGCCACTGCTTAAAGATAATCCTCAACGTTTTGTCATCTTCCCCATCAAGTATCATGACATCTGGCAGATGTACAAGAAAGCTGAAGCCTCGTTTTGGACAGCAGAGGAG gttgatctttcaaaagacatgCAGCACTGGGAATCTCTGAAGTCCGACGAGCGGTACTTTATCTCGCATGTTTTGGCCTTCTTTGCAGCCAGCGATGGCATCGTAAACGAAAACCTG GTTGAACGTTTTAGTCAAGAAGTGCAAGTCACAGAAGCCCGGTGTTTTTATGGTTTCCAAATTGCTATGGAGAACATACACTCCGAAATGTACAGTCTCCTTATCGATACATACATTAAGGATTCCAAAGAAAG GGAGTTTCTCTTCAATGCTATTGAAACCCTCCCATGTGTTAAAAAGAAGGCTGACTGGGCTATGCGTTGGATTGGAGACAGACAAGCTAcatttg GTGAACGTGTGGTGGCGTTTGCAGCAGTAGAGGGAATCTTCTTCTCTGGCTCATTCGCATCTATCTTCTGGCTCAAGAAACGCGGATTGATGCCAGGACTTACTTTCTCGAACGAGCTAATCAGCCGAGATGAG GGTTTGCATTGTGATTTTGCATGCCTCATGTTCAAACACCTGGTAAACAAGCCATCAGAGAAACGAGTTGTGGCGCTCATTACCGATGCGGTCAGGATAGAACAG GAATTTCTAACGGAGGCATTGCCTGTAAACCTGATTGGCATGAATTGCACTTTAATGAAGCAGTACATTGAATTTGTGGCAGACCGACTGCTTTTGGAGCTGGGTTTTAGCAAG GTATTCAGAGCAGAAAATCCGTTTGACTTTATGGAGAATATATCACTGGAAGGAAAAACGAACTTTTTTGAGAAGCGAGTGGGCGAATACCAAAAAATgggtgtcatgtcaaagccaacagatAATTCGTTCACGTTGGATGCTGACTTCTAA